The proteins below come from a single Mesobacillus jeotgali genomic window:
- the fdhD gene encoding formate dehydrogenase accessory sulfurtransferase FdhD: MSRTRTKRTITRYVNGNIEKVEDDIATEKPFTIKLNEKEFATLVCTADYIEDMVVGFLASEGVIRKFADIDDLWIQEKEGFVHVKTHYTNSFYEKFHSKRYITSCCGKSRQGFVFFNDARLSHHFKQVNVLLTYQDCFRLMEEMQNRSAVFQETGGVHNAALCTRDGVLLSRLDIGRHNALDKIYGYCLRHQISLEDKVIVFSGRISSEIVTKVAKIGCEVVLSKSAPTEMALELAEELGMTTVGFIRNNALNVYTRPDRIVEVID; encoded by the coding sequence ATGTCAAGGACGAGAACAAAACGAACCATTACCCGTTATGTAAATGGGAACATTGAGAAAGTTGAAGATGATATTGCGACCGAAAAGCCATTTACGATCAAATTGAATGAAAAAGAGTTTGCTACTCTAGTCTGCACGGCTGATTACATTGAGGATATGGTCGTCGGATTTTTAGCTTCAGAAGGTGTAATCAGGAAGTTCGCCGACATTGATGATTTATGGATCCAGGAAAAAGAAGGATTTGTTCATGTGAAAACACATTATACCAATTCCTTTTATGAAAAATTCCACTCGAAACGTTATATCACCTCTTGCTGCGGTAAAAGCAGACAGGGATTTGTTTTCTTTAACGATGCGAGATTATCCCACCATTTCAAGCAGGTGAATGTTCTATTAACCTATCAAGATTGTTTTCGATTAATGGAAGAGATGCAAAATCGTTCAGCTGTTTTCCAGGAAACAGGCGGGGTCCATAATGCGGCACTGTGTACAAGGGACGGTGTCCTGCTGTCCCGCCTGGATATTGGACGCCATAATGCTTTGGACAAAATATACGGGTACTGCCTTCGTCATCAAATTTCTTTGGAAGATAAAGTCATCGTGTTCAGCGGACGGATCTCCTCTGAAATTGTCACAAAAGTGGCCAAAATCGGCTGTGAGGTGGTGTTATCGAAATCGGCACCGACGGAAATGGCACTAGAGCTTGCAGAAGAACTGGGAATGACGACGGTTGGCTTTATTCGGAACAATGCTTTAAATGTCTATACGAGACCAGATCGAATTGTAGAAGTAATAGATTAA